The Budorcas taxicolor isolate Tak-1 chromosome 8, Takin1.1, whole genome shotgun sequence genome includes the window GATACCGGTTTATGTATGAATTTTAAACTCAGAAGGATCCACACTTTACATACTGTTATGAGCCACTCTTTTTCCACTTAGTGTGTCTGAAAATCTTTTTACAAGCAGCACATTTGTCtctacctcattttttaaaaaacacattttaattcttatttattttggctgcactgggtcttcattgtggtgcagggGTTCTCTTGTTAAGGGGCACAGACTCCATAGAGCTCAGACCTGGTGGTCATGGCACATGGACTTGGTTGccccacagcacatgggatcttagttccccaaccagggattgaaccctgcattggaaggcagattcttaaccactggactgccagggaagctcaTCCTGATTGAGCAGCATCAAGGGGGCCATGGAGATCATCAACTCCTATTCCAGCCACTCCTCTCAGCATCAGTTGTGCCACCTAGGGGCACCAGCTTCTTCTCTGGCCCTGGAATCCTGCAGATGAGGCCCTGCAGCTCAGGCCTTTCCCTGCCTGGGCCAGTCTCTCAGACCTCAACTGCACTTTAGACCCCtggttttctttcagttctgcCCTCTCACCTGGGAATCTTTGTCCATGTTGTTCCCTCCACCTGGAACacactttcctccttccctttgtcAGTTTACCTTTTATGCATCCTTTACTTCTCTGCTCAAATACCTTTCTTTCAGGAAGCATTCCTTattgcttcttggccttttggctaggATCAAGTGTAAGAAGCATACCTTGATCTCTCAGGCAAGGTCAAGTTTCCAATCATACATTTTCCCTTTGGAACACAGACCTTATtgacaaatgtttttaaatttgcttAACTATTTGTTTAAAGTCTTCCTCTCCTACTAGACTATAAACTATATTCTATATTCATGTGAGGGCAAAGGCCAGGCACAGTACttggtacatagtaggtgctccataaatatttgctgcATGAACAAATGCCACAAGTTTTTCTTTAGCAGAGCCTTATTGAAAAGATCttccatgttttttgttttttggtgtgtgtgtgtttttggctgcatgcatggcatgcaggatcttagttccacaccCCCTGTAGTGGAATCTCAGAGTCTTAaaggctggaccaccagggaagtccctcctgtcTTTTGTTGTTGACATTTTTTCCTGCAGTGGAAAGAAGACTAAAAAAGTCTGTTATTGTATAGCTGATTATAAAGTTAATGTTCTCTGTAAATTTCCAAATAATACAGATATATATGGAGCAGAAAATGAAAGTTTCCCCATAATCTCATCCTCAAGAAAACAGTATTAATGATGTGTATCCTCTTCCAGACATTTTTCTGTGCATATTGAAGTCTCCTGAGTGCTTATTAATcagcaggcactgttctaaaccaTTTGACAAAGTTAAGTCATGTAATCTTCACAGCAACCCTTTATAGCAGAGCAATCATTATCCTGtcttacagctgaggaaactgagccttagGAGCTCATCACATGGTGAATGAGTGGCAGAGCCCGAACTTGAACCCAGCCTCCAGGTTCATACTCTTGACCACTCTGCTGGTTCGCCTCTGATGGGATGGGAAGGAGACTTTCTACCATGGGTGCTcctttatattttgaattttggaCCATGTGAATGTATCACATTCCAAAacataaaagactgaaaaaaatcagtaacaaaTAAATGTTTAGAACACTAAACCACCATTCCTAAGTGACCCTTCTAAGCCATCAGAAACCACATTGTTTCCCAGAGAATGCTAATCAATACTCTGtgatggcctatatgggaaagaatctaaaatggagtgggtatatgtataatgattcattctgctgtacagcagaaactaaccaacattgtaaatcagctataccccaaaataaataaacgatagaagttaaaaaatacaaagaaaccatACTTTGGGGTCTCTTTGCTCCAGAGTCTCAAGCTGGAGGCTGAGGGAAATGGGATTGTGGATTTGATGATGACATTGTACTGCATCTCTCCCATTCACAGCATCTCTCCAATTTTGGTGAGTTTGCATCTGAGGATCTCCCATCTCTACATACACACATGGGCCCTGCTCCAGCAGGGAGACCCGGAAGAGTTGGGACAGACCCACACTACCAGCTAGAAGCCAGGGCCTGCAGTTAGACACAAAGGCCTGTCTGACTCCTGGCTTCCCCGCATTGGTCCTCAGCATGTAGGTGACGAGGTCACTGTTAGCTGGTCTGTGTGACTCCCCGGCGCCAGAGTGCTGCCCCCCTCTAGCCTCCTCAGTATGGATCTTCCTATTTTGTGTAATTTGGCACATCTTTTGTTACGCCTTCAGGTAGACCATGGCCCTGAGAGCATGTGGCTTGATCATCTTCCGAAGACGCCTCATCCCCAAGGTGGACAACATTGCCATTGAGTTTCTCCTGCTACAGGCATCAGATGGCATTCATCACTGGACTCCTCCCAAAGGTGAGAGGCCAGGGGGTGGGCTGTGGGGAAATGCCAAGCGCTGTTCAGAAATCCACGCTGCCAGGCACCCTACAACACTTGCTTCCCAGTGATTGTGTAGCAGGAGGTGGGTGTGTGAGGAGAAACTCTTGGCCCTTTCTGCATACAAGGTCTACAAGGCCAGGCCAGAGAAGAACCGAAATAGAACTCTGTGACTGAATACCAGGTTTTCTTGTATTGGTCACCAGAGCGTCAGCCTCTCCAGTGAATGGTGGGGAAGAAGAGGCACTGGGCTGGCAGCTGGGGACCCTGGGGCCAGGTCATTACCGGGCTATACGTTAAAAGTGAACAGCCCCCAGACAGAAGGGAGCACAGACTTTAAGGGAAAGTGGGGTCGGGGAGAGGTGAACAAGGCTCCTCCAGGGTTGGAGGAGGGCTTCcgtgatagctcagatggtaaagaatctgcctgcagtttgagagacctgggttcgaaccctgggttgggaaaatcccctgaagaaggaaatgactacccactctagtattcttgcctggagaattccatagacagagaagcctggcaggctatatagtccatggggtcataaagagtcagatgcgactgagcgactaacatctTAGGGTTGGAGAACAAGGAAGTGGGAACAGGAAAAACAATTGGCACATTTGAGTTCCACTGAGGAgaaacaaagtggaaaaaaaaaaaaagagatgtcaCCAATACTATGAATAGGAATATTCACACTTGCCTCCTGATCACCTGAGTCACACTGCATGGTGCCTCTCGATGAAAGATTTCAAAGGATATCATTGAATTTCCCTGCCTTAGGCGAGAGAGAAGTTACCGTCTTAGCACTGATGGGCAGAATGCTAAATAGATGCTGTTGGGTGGGGTGTGCTCAGAGGTTCGCACACAGTTCTGAGGGAAGGTTAGGCATCCCGAATCAGTGTCACCTCTCTGCCCACCAGcatccctcccacctgcctcccccgaTGCAGTACCTGTCTGGCTTTGTGTCCACGGCTATATGAGGTGCTTCCAGAGAAAATCCCCCAACAGCCAGGGACAGAAATGGAATTTTAAGTCCAGACTCCTGGTTGCTTTCTGTGGGAGCTATGCAGCAGCAGCTGACTGGAGCGCTGCTCTGGGGACCCCTGGGAAGGAGGAGACTAGGATGTAGCCCTGTCTTTGAGCTAAGAAGAGAACAGCTAAGAATTCCTGCTTCCCATGAGCTCCCGAACCAGGAGGCCCCCAACAACTTGTTGAAACCATGTGTTGATCGAGGCTGCCAGACCCCTCCCAGGCCTTCTTGGCCCCCCTGGGCAAGCTGAGAATTTGCAGGGAGGGCCTTGAGGCAAAGCCGAGGGCTGCTTCCAGTCTGCAGAGCTTCAAGTTCTCTTACAACAGTTTCTTGGCAGTTGTCTGCTTGAGTTTGGGCCTTGCCAACAAATTTTCTTAGAACTGGCTCTCGGCTTGTCTTTAGTCTAAGTTCCCATCAGGATTTTCCCTATGAAACTAGAATCTGGCCTTACTCAGAAAGATGAAAACAATTTGGAAGAGCCTTGATAGCTACTTGGAAACAGCTGCCGATGCCTTGGTATAGGGTTTAGAGCCTGTCCATTGGCCCTGGGACTTCAGGCACCAACTGTAGACAATATTAAGTCCTCACTGTGGGCTATAAGCGAAGAACTCCCTCTTCAGCCAGCTCCCACCTGGCAAGAAAGGACCACCCTTCCTTGGGAAAGTCACGTTAAGGTCTCCCAGGGAAGGGTCTCCCTGAGAACATGGGATGAAGAGAGCTCCAGAGAAAAATAGAGCAGAGGTCTGGGGGAGGCCGATTTCCACATCGAGGAGCAGCATTCTAGACCAGACTTGCCAAATATCTGGTTTGTTTCACTCTCTGTAGTGAAGATGGGGTCGGGAAGGGGCTTGCCCAGACACCACAGAGCCAGACCCTACCTGCCCTGTACCCTTTTCCCTGCCAGTTTAGGATATTGCCAAAGCCTAGCAACACCTAGAAAAGTCACCAGAGACCCCAGCTTTAAATCATCTGACCTGGAAAATCTAGCTTTGTTGATGATTATATTcgcttcctcttctttttttctcaccAGGCCATGTGGAACCAGGAGAAAGTGACTTGGAAACAGCCCTTCGGGAGACCCAGGAGGAAGCAGGCATAGAAGCAGGCCAGCTGACCATCATTGAGGGCTTCAGAAGGGAGCTCAGTTACGTGGCTAGAGAGAAGCCTAAAATCGTCATCTACTGGCTGGCGGAGGTAAAGGACTGCGATGTGGAGGTCCGCCTCTCCCACGAGCACCAGGCCTACCGCTGGCTGGAGCTGGAGGATGCCTGCCAGTTGGCTCAGTTTGAGGAGATGAAGGCAGCACTCCAAGAAGGACACCAGTTTCTCTGTTCCACAGCGACCTGAACTGACCAGAGTCGGGTCTTTTGCCTCAGTAGGATCCTTCAGGGCCTTCTGAGATGAACTgccttcacttcatttcacttccttGGTCTTTGGCTCATTATAGCAGAGAGCAGAGAGGCTAGTAAAATCAGCTGAGGACTCTCAGAGGAGAGCAAGCAAGAATCTCTGCTAGGtggaaaagaagggaaaggaggagtttaaaaaaaaaaaaaaaaagcccaggtccagtGAGTGCCTCCTTATACTTTATGAATAAACTTCAAGCAGCTTCTCTCTCCCTCTAACCTGCTGTATTTATTTCATGGGACTCTTGCCCTGGGCGTGGAGGGGCGGTGGAGAAAACTAGAGTGGATCAGAGCTCCAACCTTAGCCGGAGGGAACCTTGGGTCCAACCACTGTGCCCCAGAGAAGCTGAGGGAGGGAGTCAGAATCAGGGAGACCCAACATGACCAGGGTAGCTCTTCTGTCCCTGAACCTCCAAGCACTCTTACCCACCCCACTGACATGCCTCAGAATGGACATACAAGTGAGTGGGACTGGAGCGTAGGAATTGGGTCTACCCGCCATATCCACAGATGCCGAGGACCCACACTGGGACTCGAACATCTGTGGAGTTTGGTATCCATAGTGGGTCCCCCAGTTCTCCACAGATAATGGAGTACGATTGTACTCACTAATGTATCTTTTCCTGGCACCAGGGACACATGttgcaggtgctcagtaagtatttCCTAAAATAGAGACCCAGAGAACATTGGAACAGATCCCCGGTCACACCAGGGACAGGAGGGTCAGGGAGCCCTGGGCCACCAGGTCAATGACACACACACTCCAGCCTCCCGGCCCAGTCCTGACTCCCACAGTCAGTGTGGTGTCAGTGTGACTGAGGTCACTGGCGAGGAGCAGGCATGAGCCTGGGGCCTCTGCTGGGCCACCTGCAGCCCTGCCATTCCCCTGTGCCGTCCTCGCCTACTGCGGCCTTCACCTTTAGCAGGCCTTGCTCATTGCCATTCCTCTCTTCCTACCTACTCCCTTTCTCCACAATTCTGTTGGAAGATCCAGAGGTGCAAGAGTTAGGCCCTGGCCCTCTTTTCCCTTGCTACTAGGGCTCACAGAACGCAGGGAAGGTGTTAAATCCTACAGCCCTTCCAGGAGCTGTTAGCAGCTGGGTTCATGTGGATTTCATTTGAGGGTTGTTGCCCAATGAAGTGCGGAAGATTGGCTGGGAAGGGGCATTGGCAAAGGTCAACCTGGATTACCAGGGTCAAGAACAGGCACCCCCAGACAAAATAGAGAAGTCGCCCCGGTCTCTGACAGGCTTCCAGATGTTTTCAGTCACCGATTCTCCGTGCAGACAGGGCAGAAGTACTAGTGAACAGGATCTTGGAGCCCTGCCAGGGGCCTGAACGGTTTTGTTCCTCACCCCTCTGAGCGGCACTCCCTGAAGGAGGCCTGCTGCAGGAAGTTTTTGGAGCTTAGTGTTCTCTTTCCAGGCCAGCAGGGACCACATCCTACTGATTTAATAAATGCCTGCTGGGCAGTGGTGCCAAACCACAGACTGGCTGCCTCTTAATGAGGGCTGGCCAGCCCTGTGCTCTCAGCATGGGAGTCTGAGGGAGTCTGTGGAATCTCAAAATGCTCAGCGCTTGTACATCAGACTTTGAAGGGAACTGGAAAATGACCTGATTCtgctgctcatttttttttaagctaggaATATTGAGGCTTAAGAAGGTAGATGGCCCTGGCAATTGTCTATATGTGAGGTCCTTTGAGAATTAGGTGCCCGAGGGGACTCTTATTTTAGAATATCTTGTGTAGCTTTGGAGTCATTCTTCTAGGCGTTACAGAGTTTTCCATTAAAACACAGGTACTTTGGAGAAGGGGGGTGGATAAATTGCTCTCAGCTGCTCGCTTTGTGGGAAGAATTGACAGGTGTGACTGGGGCATGTTAACCGGTAGTGGATGAGGGAGGGTGAGAGCAGAGCTGAGACTGGGATCTAACAGGTGAGTGGGCTTTGTTGTCATCACCACTTTGCTTTTGGCTGCCTGGGCTTGTTCAAGGGTCATGGGGCTAAGACTGCAATTTCCCCTTCAGTCTCAGGCCCTCCCACCAGGTTCCAGAGCATCTCCTCCTGGGAGCTTTCCCTGACAACCACTCATTCTGTAAACACGGTTCTGTCCCCACCTACACCCAAAGAGGCTTCTCTTGGAGTTGCACTTGTTTTCCTGACTACCACCTGCACCACCCCAGGGTGAAATGTTAagtattcagtcgtgtctgactctttgcaaccccatgggttagagctcaccaggcttctctgtccgtggaattccccaggcaagaatactggagtggtttactattcccttctccaggggtttctgacccagggattgaacccaggtctcctgcatcgaaggcagattctttaccctctgagccaccagggaagcccatcccgggGTGAAGAAGCGTCTAGTAAATTAATCCGCACGAGGATGGTCCTAAGTTGCCCCCTCTTGGGGGCCTTTGATAGAGGCTCTGGAAAACCAAAATGCCCTCTTGACTCTCAGAAGCAGTATCTTACACCCCCACAGTAAGCAGTTGTTTGCTGAATTGAAGACCTAAAGGCATGGCGCTATAGGGGTGATTTTAATTCTAGAATTTAAATTGAAATACTGGTGCTGGTGTGGGACCCCAAGTGGAGCCCCCACTTGTGAGAAGCAGAGGCTGACTTGCTCCCTGAGTAATCCAGCGGGTCCCTTAAGCTCTAGAGGGCGGTGCCAACCTCACTGCTGCCCCCTAGAGGCTGTGCTAGAGTCCAGCGAAGCTTGCTCTCCACCTTCCTTCTAACCCTCCCCCTTCGCTTCCTTCCCCTCCTACCCTGCCTCCACCTCAGATTATGTAATAGGAAGCTCTCAACAGAACCCCCTGAGGAGGGGAAAGGGGCTATGGAGGGGAAAGACAGCACTAGGATATTGAGTACTGAGGCACAATCTCTTCCTGTTCTTCAGACTGGGAcccactccccctccccgcccagggactgagcctctTCCTCTTCAgctttcccccctcccccaggcccaccCTCAGATTCAGGGCTTAACCTCATAAGGCCAAGATTTCTCCTCTCTCCTAATGGGTGAGGGGGTGAAAAggtacaa containing:
- the NUDT2 gene encoding bis(5'-nucleosyl)-tetraphosphatase [asymmetrical], with translation MALRACGLIIFRRRLIPKVDNIAIEFLLLQASDGIHHWTPPKGHVEPGESDLETALRETQEEAGIEAGQLTIIEGFRRELSYVAREKPKIVIYWLAEVKDCDVEVRLSHEHQAYRWLELEDACQLAQFEEMKAALQEGHQFLCSTAT